From a single Temnothorax longispinosus isolate EJ_2023e unplaced genomic scaffold, Tlon_JGU_v1 HiC_scaffold_532, whole genome shotgun sequence genomic region:
- the LOC139824728 gene encoding uncharacterized protein: protein MDSQILGKITILIITIWIRQVYGIIGYDCGSPATNLTTLSLINIEECDIPLPKVTSTQVFMHLLQLTEFQSVKVIQCKVEVDRSIRVCGMFSHNSDVHNGKYSYVADVTRDACTRMHTYGSFEISGTIITGLKSNQSASRPVTLAGVVDSDGDCTGGVYSDPYGSWTNVLVLASVTITLQDYTADVKLSTNRLYLRSGVACDFSTTQCTDIEGGSTYWSPIPDEACRFTSYNQLYRGYAEKVTDLVNERSQIMYTVNAQDTVFSLTSTSRYRTCGFLFIRTEHPKLVIVETLPEDNLAKGTGRVANLDLFTYMNSKFVYVEKHIRGQLNQLYRNILLQQCRLELKMMQNALAIAARSPDIFAYHFMKGPGYMALLAGEVIHIVKCVPVEVKLTHTEDCYEQLPVILNNRTHFLTPQTHILLRQGTQINCNSFAPPMYLLGDAWYKIMPKPVETVAPTIMKPMTKPVWRYVSPGALATSGIYTPKDLEDLKDHIMFPAERPAVLNTVARGVMGQSTSLHGGSIANLIDEASIEKYALSSWQKFWSKFLIFGNISAGMIGIYLFIRIFKLILDTLVHGYALHTVYGWSVYLIGAIWDSLTQLLLHLGKRKPDTERPTAPDRSEEERQSLEPQTHMTTNNGPGHSFSFGRPLLPLKETSTYTLELKG from the coding sequence ATGGACTCCCAGATCTTAGGAAAGatcacaatattaataataactatatgGATACGGCAAGTTTATGGGATAATAGGATACGACTGTGGGTCTCCAGCCACAAATTTGACGACCTTATCGCTGATAAACATTGAAGAATGTGACATTCCATTGCCGAAAGTCACCTCCACCCAAGTTTTTATGCACTTACTCCAGCTTACCGAATTCCAATCGGTGAAAGTAATACAATGCAAGGTTGAAGTCGATCGTTCGATTAGAGTGTGTGGAATGTTTTCTCACAACTCAGACGTTCATAATGGAAAGTATTCGTACGTAGCCGATGTCACCAGAGATGCCTGCACCCGAATGCATACCTATGGAAGCTTTGAAATATCAGGCACTATCATAACCGGATTGAAATCAAACCAAAGTGCCAGTCGTCCAGTAACCTTAGCCGGAGTCGTGGATTCCGACGGAGATTGTACCGGAGGGGTATATTCAGACCCTTACGGATCATGGACAAATGTTCTTGTACTTGCCTCCGTTACAATTACTCTACAAGATTACACCGCCGATGTTAAACTAAGCACCAACCGTTTATATCTTAGATCAGGAGTAGCTTGTGATTTTAGTACCACCCAATGCACTGACATAGAAGGAGGAAGTACCTATTGGAGCCCTATACCCGACGAAGCCTGTAGATTCACCTCATATAACCAGTTGTACAGAGGTTACGCAGAAAAGGTAACCGACCTCGTAAACGAGCGTTCCCAGATCATGTATACTGTTAATGCTCAAGATACCGTCTTCTCTTTGACCAGCACTAGCCGATATCGAACATGTGGATTCCTTTTTATCCGAACCGAACATCCCAAATTAGTAATTGTGGAAACCTTACCCGAAGATAACCTTGCTAAAGGCACCGGTCGCGTAGCTAATCTCGACCTTTTTACGTATATGAATTCAAAATTCGTTTACGTAGAAAAGCACATCCGTGGTCAGCTCAACCAATTGTACAGAAACATCTTGTTACAACAATGTAGACTTGAGCTAAAAATGATGCAGAATGCCTTGGCAATAGCTGCACGGTCCCCCGACATCTTCGCGTACCACTTTATGAAAGGACCTGGATATATGGCCCTTTTGGCCGGCGAAGTAATCCACATAGTAAAATGCGTCCCAGTCGAGGTAAAATTGACCCATACTGAGGACTGCTACGAGCAACTCCCAGTGATACTAAATAACAGAACCCACTTCCTAACACCGCAAACGCACATACTTCTACGACAAGGGACACAGATTAACTGCAATTCATTTGCACCTCCCATGTACCTCCTAGGAGACGCATGGTATAAGATTATGCCAAAACCAGTGGAAACTGTGGCACCCACCATCATGAAGCCCATGACTAAGCCCGTCTGGAGATATGTGAGTCCCGGAGCATTAGCTACCAGTGGCATATATACACCAAAGGATCTCGAAGACCTAAAGGACCATATAATGTTTCCCGCCGAGCGACCTGCGGTCCTTAATACCGTAGCGAGAGGAGTGATGGGGCAATCAACCTCGTTACATGGAGGATCCATTGCCAACTTGATCGACGAGGCAtcaattgaaaaatatgcattatcCTCTTGGCAGAAATTCTGgagcaaatttttaatcttcgGCAACATTAGCGCCGGAATGATCgggatatatttattcataagaaTCTTCAAACTGATACTAGATACTCTCGTACACGGGTACGCTCTTCACACAGTATATGGATGGTCCGTATACCTGATAGGAGCCATATGGGATTCCTTGACCCAACTTTTATTACATCTAGGGAAAAGGAAACCTGACACCGAAAGACCCACTGCTCCAGATAGATCGGAGGAAGAGAGACAATCTCTTGAGCCACAAACTCACATGACAACTAATAACGGACCAGGACATTCTTTTTCATTCGGGAGACCTCTCCTCCCTCTGAAGGAAACTTCCACTTACACTCTTGAACTTAAAggataa